A genomic region of Candidatus Woesearchaeota archaeon contains the following coding sequences:
- a CDS encoding copper-translocating P-type ATPase, protein MTNENKKVQLSISGMHCASCATILTKALTKVSGVTEATVNYSTERAVVSYDPQQTGVPAFINAIKGKGYTATVFDSAKGKDKEEHRRKKEIAETKQLFFIGLLFSLPAFLITSVFPSVGIEIPFAEYIAWILASPVQFYVGWQFYRGTWHSLRNGSASMDTLIAIGTSAAYFYSIYVVLFQPELGQYFEVGAILITFVMLGKYLEALAKGKTSAAIKKLMGLQPKTALVVRNGKQEEIPIDSVVVGDIVIVKPGQKIPVDGTIVDGHSSVDESMITGESIPVEKKKGDPVIGATINKTGSFRFKATKVGANTTLSQIVQLIEDAQAKKAPIQRFADAVSAYFVPIVIGIAILTFITWYFGAGETFSFSLLTAVAVLVIACPCALGLATPTAIMVGTGKGAEKGVLIKGGDALEAAHKVRSVIFDKTGTITHGEPVVTDIVSTGSLSEKQLLQLAASIEQHSEHPLAEAIVADAQKKALPLLKSTNFSAIPGHGVTATLGKKLFYFGNSRLMQKQHIHTTSVAEKLIALEEQGKTVMLLADGKTVLGLVAVADTIKETAKKAVEKLQRMGVSVYLITGDNQRTAQGIAKQAGITNVFAEVLPDQKAAYVKKLQKKGSVAMVGDGINDAPAIAQADIGIAMGSGTDVAMETGNVVLMRNDPLDVAKAIRLSKITMAKIKQNMFWALFYNVLGIPIAAGILYPFTGWLLSPMIAGGAMALSSVSVVGNSLLLKMKKL, encoded by the coding sequence TCAATTATTCTACTGAACGCGCTGTTGTTTCTTATGATCCACAGCAGACTGGTGTTCCTGCTTTTATCAACGCAATTAAAGGAAAAGGATATACCGCAACTGTTTTTGACAGCGCAAAAGGAAAAGACAAAGAAGAACACCGACGGAAAAAAGAGATCGCTGAAACAAAACAACTCTTTTTTATTGGACTACTTTTTTCTCTCCCCGCGTTTCTCATCACGTCTGTGTTTCCAAGCGTTGGAATAGAAATTCCCTTCGCGGAATACATTGCATGGATTCTTGCATCTCCAGTCCAGTTTTATGTGGGATGGCAATTTTATCGAGGAACATGGCATTCTCTTCGAAATGGAAGCGCTTCCATGGACACCCTTATTGCCATCGGAACAAGCGCAGCGTATTTTTACAGCATCTATGTTGTCTTGTTCCAGCCAGAACTTGGACAATATTTTGAAGTCGGCGCAATCTTGATTACCTTTGTCATGCTCGGTAAATACCTTGAAGCGCTCGCGAAAGGAAAAACCAGCGCAGCTATTAAAAAACTCATGGGCTTACAGCCGAAAACAGCGCTTGTTGTTCGCAACGGAAAACAAGAAGAAATTCCTATTGACAGCGTTGTTGTTGGTGACATTGTCATTGTGAAACCTGGGCAGAAAATCCCTGTTGATGGGACTATTGTCGATGGACACTCTTCTGTTGATGAGAGCATGATTACGGGAGAAAGCATCCCTGTTGAAAAGAAAAAAGGAGATCCTGTCATTGGCGCAACGATCAACAAAACGGGAAGCTTCCGCTTTAAAGCAACAAAAGTTGGCGCGAATACAACACTTTCGCAGATTGTCCAACTCATTGAAGACGCGCAGGCAAAAAAAGCACCTATTCAACGGTTTGCTGATGCGGTGAGTGCATACTTTGTTCCAATAGTTATCGGAATTGCAATTCTGACATTTATTACCTGGTACTTCGGTGCTGGTGAAACGTTCTCTTTTAGTCTTCTCACTGCTGTCGCTGTTCTTGTTATCGCATGTCCGTGCGCACTTGGTCTCGCAACACCAACCGCAATCATGGTGGGAACAGGCAAAGGGGCAGAAAAAGGGGTTTTGATTAAAGGCGGGGACGCGCTTGAAGCGGCGCACAAAGTTCGCTCTGTTATTTTTGATAAGACAGGAACCATCACTCATGGAGAACCTGTCGTGACAGATATTGTTTCAACAGGATCTTTATCTGAGAAGCAGCTTCTTCAACTTGCCGCAAGCATTGAACAGCATTCTGAACATCCGCTCGCAGAAGCAATTGTCGCAGACGCGCAAAAGAAGGCGCTTCCTCTTTTGAAATCAACTAATTTTTCCGCTATTCCCGGACATGGCGTTACCGCGACGCTTGGTAAAAAATTGTTTTATTTTGGAAACAGTAGACTGATGCAGAAACAGCACATCCATACAACATCTGTTGCTGAAAAACTGATCGCGCTTGAAGAACAAGGAAAAACCGTTATGCTTCTTGCTGACGGAAAAACAGTTCTTGGTCTTGTCGCTGTCGCAGACACTATCAAAGAAACCGCGAAAAAAGCAGTTGAGAAACTCCAACGCATGGGTGTTTCTGTGTATTTAATTACTGGAGATAATCAACGAACCGCGCAAGGTATTGCAAAGCAAGCAGGAATTACTAATGTTTTTGCTGAAGTACTGCCTGACCAAAAAGCCGCATATGTCAAGAAATTGCAGAAAAAAGGAAGTGTTGCGATGGTTGGCGATGGTATCAACGACGCGCCCGCGATCGCGCAAGCAGACATTGGCATTGCGATGGGTTCTGGCACAGACGTTGCGATGGAAACTGGAAATGTTGTTCTCATGAGAAATGACCCTCTTGATGTCGCAAAAGCGATTCGCTTGAGTAAAATCACCATGGCAAAAATCAAACAGAATATGTTCTGGGCATTGTTTTACAATGTTCTGGGTATTCCGATTGCCGCAGGGATTTTGTATCCATTCACTGGCTGGTTGTTGAGTCCAATGATCGCAGGTGGCGCAATGGCATTAAGCAGTGTCAGCGTTGTAGGGAATTCATTGTTGCTCAAGATGAAGAAGTTATAA